TCCTGCATCAAATGAATAGTAATTTCTTCCATAATATTTGTCCTTTGTTCCTCCATCTACATGAGTTAATCCTCCATAAACTGCCCATTTATGAATATCAGGACGTAATTCTCTTCCTAATACTGAATTTTTTAGCATGTCCATTGATTTTCTTGATAATTCTGAAGAATAGCTATATGGATTAGCTCTATATACATCTGCAAGATATTTAATAAATCCTTCTAATTTCTTATCATCAGATACATCAAAATATTTTGTTTCATCTGTTGATGTCATACTTTGATAAATAGAATTTAATTTTGAATATTCTATACCATCAATCACCGGATTTTCTCCCTCTTCTGGGAATGTAATATCCTCTCCTGGGGTTGATCCTGGTGGAGTTTCTATAGGATCTTCTTCAGGTGTATTTGAATCTATTACTGGTGGTTTTAATGGTAGATCTTTTACTGGATGTACTACTGGTTTTCCATCAGCTCCTAACTGTATTGTAAATAATGAAGAAGTAGTATCAATTGTTACATCATCTTCATACTGCGTCTCTTTTCCTTTCATTGTTTCATCAAGTTTATTATTACTTCCAAAATCAAGAACTGTTCCTATCCCTAATCCATTCAAATCAAATAGAAGTTTTCCACCCTCTGAACTTATAGTTCCACTGTTATTCATAAGTGCATGAGTACTATATACTTGTAATGTACTATCTGTTGCTCTTGTTACTCCGCCAGTTGTTCCTGTCGGTTTAACTCTTAATACTAAGTTTGCCCCTTTCTTTATTACTATATCTCCTAACTGTGCATCAACTGTTTCATATAAAGTTACATTAGTTCCTACAGTAGTACTTTTAAAGTTACTAATATCCTGATAAATATTAATATTATTTCCTGATATAGCTCTTGTATCTTGAGCTACTGAACTCTCAAATAGTAAGTTTGCACTACTATTCCCATCTAGTTTTCCATTCAATTTAACTGAATCATCTATAGTAAGATTTCCTATTGAACTTATACCACTATTAACTACTGTTCCATTTTTTAAATTTATATCTGTTCCTACTATAGCCTTTTCATAACTTCCAGAATTTATTACTAGGTTATTCGCTGTAAAAGTTCCATCTTTTACTTGAACTGCTGTTCCTATACTATTTATTGTAGAGTTTGAAAGTAACAGTATCTCTCCATTATCTACTATAACTGAATTGTCACCATTTCCTACTACATTTATTATCAAATTCTCTTTCTCATTTATTTCAGATGACAAAATAGCTCTAGCTTTATTTTCCTCATCTATTCCATTGATTACTAACTTATTCTCACTTTCTAAATTAATTGGTTCGAAACTTCCTTCTATTTTAATTTCATCAGTTCCATATCCCGTTATCAATAGTCCTTTATTTTGAATTTCTAATTCTTCTTCAAAGTTTTTGATTCCTGTTGTTCCACCAATAATTCCCGTATTTGTTATACTAGTTAAATTTATTTTTGCTTCATTTGTATCAGTCTTATCATTATAAATAGCGTATTTATTCCCGTAAATTACTCCATTATTTACTATTTCTTTAATTTCAAAGTTACTATTTTTATTATAAAAAGCACTAGTACTTCCAAATATTACTCCATTATTTTCTATATTAGAAATTGTTGTTGTTGTTATTTCGTCTATATTAAATGAACCTTGAGAGAAATTTGAGTCAAGATTATAGATTGCATATCCATCTTTATTCCCTTTTCCCGATATAGTACCATTATTAATTAAGTTGGATAATTTATAATTTCCATTTTTCATTGAAATTCCATATCCATTACCTGTACTAGCTTCTCCTAATATGCTTCCTTCGTTATTAAGCTCAGAAATAGTAGTATCTCCTTTTAAAATTACATTTAAAGAAATACCATACCCATCTCCTTCATCTGCCTTTCCTAATATTTTTCCACTATTTATTAACTTTGGAAGGTTCACCATAGCTCCTTCAATCTCTATACCATATCCTAATAAACTTCCCTCTCCTAATATAATACCGTTATTTTCTATGCCTGTAAAATTAGAAGTTTTTGACTGTAAACTAAAACCATATCCATTAGTTTTACCTCTTCCTAATATAATACCCCCATTTGAAATATTACCTACATTTACAGTACTGCCATTTGCATCATCTTTTGTATTATCTTTTATATAAATTCCATATCCACTATTTTTTGTTACCTCTCCTGAGATTATTCCATTATTATTTATTCCACCTAAACTAAACTCTATTCCAGTTGTATTTTCTAAATTAATTCCCTTTCCACCATCACTTCCTTTTCCTAGTATTGTCCCATTATTTGTTACCGTATCTATTCTTGAACCTGATCCAATATTAGAAATTCCATATCCTTTTCCTAAATTGATATCTGTACTTTCTCCTAGTATTAATCCACTATTATTTACTGTATTAATCTTAGAAGAATTTCCGTACTCTATACTAATACCACTTCCTTTATTTCCACCTTTTCCTAATATAATACCAGTATTTAAAATTCCTCCTCCTTTACCGATTTCAGGTTGAGAAGTTGATATAAAGGCAATAGCTTCTCCATTATTAGTACCTATCCCTGATATTATTCCTTCATTTACTATTTTTCCAACTTCTGCAGTTCCTCCATTTGAGTTATAAATTGCATATCCATCTCCTGAACTTGATTCCCCTGATAAAATACCTTTATTTGTTATATTTCCTATTTTCTGAGTTCCACTAGACTCCAATTTGAATACATAAGCTTTTGAAGTTCCTATTCCACTCATAGTTCCATTATTAGCTATTTCTCCTACTTCTACACTTCCTGAACTTGCAAGAGATATTACTGCTCCTTCACCATTTACGTCAGTTACACTTCCTAAAATTATATTGTTATTTAATATCCCACCAATCTTCGTAGTACTACTATTTGAACTATATATTACATAACCATTAGTTGTTCCTGTTCCTAATAAACTACCATTATTAACTATAGAATACTGTTCATTTGAACCTATAGTTCCACCATTCTGAAAATATATAGATGCCCCTGTTCCATTAGTTGCAACTCCTTTTATTTCTCCATCATTTATTATATTGCCTATTGTCGATCCTGCAGATCCATATATTCCATAACCACTATTTATCCCTGTTCCTGATATACTTCCTGACTTACCATTTGTTATATCTCCTATTATATTTCCAGCTGAATCTCCATATATTCCTGCTCCTTTTCCAGTAGTTGCAGAGCCTTTTATTTCTCCATCATTTATTATATTGCCTATTGTCGATCCTGCAGATCCATATATTCCATAACCATCAGTTACTCCTATTCCTGATATACTTCCCTTTGATTCATTTATTATATTTCCAGCTGTTATAAAATATATTCCTATTCCCTTTTTACCAGTTGAAGTTCCTTTTATTAAATTACTATTTGTTATATCACCTAAAGTTGTTCCATATGTACTATATATACCATATCCTCCATTAGCTCCATCACCAGATATTTCTCCACTATTTTCTATTTTTTCTATTAAAGTTTTACCCCATTGTAAAGAGATTCCATATCCTGTTCCATTAGTAGAAGTACCTGATATTATATTCTCATTATTTATCAATTCTAAATTACTTTTAGATTCTATTGTGCTACTATAAGGTGTTCTAGTATTTATCTCAATTCCTACAGCTTTGTTTGAAGTTGTATTCCCTGAAATTGTCCCCTTATTATTTATTTTTCCTAAATTAAAAGTAGTACTTGAAGTTATACTTCCACTTCCTGTATCTATAGATATTCCATAAGCTCCGTTGCTACCTATCCCTTTTATTACACTATTTTTATCAATATTATCTATTCCACTTATATCCAATACACGAATTCCATAAGCCGTTCCAGAATCAGTATTCCCCAAAATTGTTCCTGAATTAGTTATTTTTCCTATTTTATTTTCTGCACTCCCAAATGTATCTATTCCAGCACTTATTCCATTAATAGTTGAATTCCCTTCAATATTTCCAGAATTTTTTAGTTCTTGAATTACTACCTTTCCTCCTGTTAAAAATATTCCACTACCTTTTCCTAATATTTCATTTGCATTATCTATTTTCAATATTGTTATTTCTGGACTTGAAATCTTGATTCCGTAGCTAGTATCACCTTTTATAGTTCCACTATTTATTAGTTCATTAAATGTTACCTTTCCTCCTGTTAAAGATATTCCGTTACTCTTACCATATATTTCTCCATAATTTGTAACTTTTCCTAAATAATTTTCTGAAGACGAAAGGCTTATTCCATAACCACTACTATAACCACTACTATTTCCTTCACCCTTTATAATACCTTTCTCATAATTATATATACTCTCAATATAACTATAGGCAC
This window of the Candidatus Fusobacterium pullicola genome carries:
- a CDS encoding autotransporter domain-containing protein, with amino-acid sequence MKGLIEKSLKRYLKRKRKITFGFIISFLITGGVSYSEAIEIKYEDGKVTATSGTVVREENGNFIWSSSNDSKGIKVNGSVVENNIILSINNNNKINSNNYGIFSSGRDFDVSDVRKSYTLNSIIGNITNTEEISVANTSGDSYGIVNAGGIITQIPNSGTVKLNITSMMGNVINSGDIKVSTKNGDSYGIAVKDYIIKDSSISESPFYFSVDSYNIKMDDIINSGTISASAIKDTTSNKKGNAYGIFSNGRIGNIKNSGSIIGIGENGYGISSAGAYSYIESIYNYEKGIIKGEGNSSGYSSGYGISLSSSENYLGKVTNYGEIYGKSNGISLTGGKVTFNELINSGTIKGDTSYGIKISSPEITILKIDNANEILGKGSGIFLTGGKVVIQELKNSGNIEGNSTINGISAGIDTFGSAENKIGKITNSGTILGNTDSGTAYGIRVLDISGIDNIDKNSVIKGIGSNGAYGISIDTGSGSITSSTTFNLGKINNKGTISGNTTSNKAVGIEINTRTPYSSTIESKSNLELINNENIISGTSTNGTGYGISLQWGKTLIEKIENSGEISGDGANGGYGIYSTYGTTLGDITNSNLIKGTSTGKKGIGIYFITAGNIINESKGSISGIGVTDGYGIYGSAGSTIGNIINDGEIKGSATTGKGAGIYGDSAGNIIGDITNGKSGSISGTGINSGYGIYGSAGSTIGNIINDGEIKGVATNGTGASIYFQNGGTIGSNEQYSIVNNGSLLGTGTTNGYVIYSSNSSTTKIGGILNNNIILGSVTDVNGEGAVISLASSGSVEVGEIANNGTMSGIGTSKAYVFKLESSGTQKIGNITNKGILSGESSSGDGYAIYNSNGGTAEVGKIVNEGIISGIGTNNGEAIAFISTSQPEIGKGGGILNTGIILGKGGNKGSGISIEYGNSSKINTVNNSGLILGESTDINLGKGYGISNIGSGSRIDTVTNNGTILGKGSDGGKGINLENTTGIEFSLGGINNNGIISGEVTKNSGYGIYIKDNTKDDANGSTVNVGNISNGGIILGRGKTNGYGFSLQSKTSNFTGIENNGIILGEGSLLGYGIEIEGAMVNLPKLINSGKILGKADEGDGYGISLNVILKGDTTISELNNEGSILGEASTGNGYGISMKNGNYKLSNLINNGTISGKGNKDGYAIYNLDSNFSQGSFNIDEITTTTISNIENNGVIFGSTSAFYNKNSNFEIKEIVNNGVIYGNKYAIYNDKTDTNEAKINLTSITNTGIIGGTTGIKNFEEELEIQNKGLLITGYGTDEIKIEGSFEPINLESENKLVINGIDEENKARAILSSEINEKENLIINVVGNGDNSVIVDNGEILLLSNSTINSIGTAVQVKDGTFTANNLVINSGSYEKAIVGTDINLKNGTVVNSGISSIGNLTIDDSVKLNGKLDGNSSANLLFESSVAQDTRAISGNNINIYQDISNFKSTTVGTNVTLYETVDAQLGDIVIKKGANLVLRVKPTGTTGGVTRATDSTLQVYSTHALMNNSGTISSEGGKLLFDLNGLGIGTVLDFGSNNKLDETMKGKETQYEDDVTIDTTSSLFTIQLGADGKPVVHPVKDLPLKPPVIDSNTPEEDPIETPPGSTPGEDITFPEEGENPVIDGIEYSKLNSIYQSMTSTDETKYFDVSDDKKLEGFIKYLADVYRANPYSYSSELSRKSMDMLKNSVLGRELRPDIHKWAVYGGLTHVDGGTKDKYYGRNYYSFDAGKSSVESDMKLTGAYAQAEYGLSLDNTVGIVLGGTNSEAKISSSKLDGDSIYLGVYGKKYIDNMRIALGVGYQYGDYEGDRVTKDYSNIFYDKTNAQSYSGNYNDNGINIYTDIRYTHEIKDNLYFEPYFNVGYTFIKQDKIREEGVLSLDTKEKEFNYLTAKVGGDLKREVLGSKGKHILKAGVDYENIVSGSEATELKSSYKGGKEFGVLVGEKNNDIITTHIKYEYEHQNGTLMDIVSSYSFARENMKNEWKIGAGIGYKF